A single Phytohabitans houttuyneae DNA region contains:
- a CDS encoding PaaI family thioesterase produces the protein MADTDRGGVPLAPFWRRWSEEAARRAAPGWLEMVERLRRLQDAVAASTPPADAVARATALLGEAERLLEPYAAGEDEQIYGRFLAVPGRGQALCPPLRLVRCTATELLGEVVFGAFHAGSNGAVHGGAVALFFDEAIGRLSDLGGRSRSRTAALDVDFRSVTPVGRPLTVRVALVEEAGRKRRLHARLEDGDRLCAEADGLFVALREGQQ, from the coding sequence GTGGCCGACACCGATCGGGGCGGCGTACCCCTGGCACCGTTCTGGCGGCGGTGGAGCGAGGAGGCGGCCCGGCGGGCCGCGCCGGGCTGGCTGGAGATGGTCGAGCGGCTGCGGCGGCTGCAGGACGCGGTGGCCGCGAGCACGCCGCCCGCCGACGCCGTGGCGCGGGCGACGGCCCTGCTGGGCGAGGCCGAACGGTTGCTGGAGCCGTACGCCGCCGGCGAGGACGAGCAGATCTACGGGCGGTTCCTCGCGGTACCGGGACGCGGGCAGGCGCTCTGCCCACCGCTGCGGCTGGTCCGCTGCACGGCGACCGAGCTGCTCGGCGAGGTCGTCTTCGGCGCGTTCCACGCCGGCAGCAACGGCGCGGTGCACGGCGGCGCCGTCGCGCTGTTCTTCGACGAGGCGATCGGGCGCCTGTCCGACCTCGGCGGGCGCTCGCGCTCCCGCACCGCCGCGCTGGACGTCGACTTCCGCAGCGTCACCCCGGTCGGGCGGCCGCTGACCGTGCGCGTGGCGCTCGTCGAGGAGGCCGGGCGCAAGCGGCGCCTGCACGCGAGGCTCGAGGACGGCGACCGGCTGTGCGCCGAGGCGGACGGCCTTTTCGTGGCCCTGCGCGAGGGTCAGCAGTAA
- a CDS encoding thiolase family protein — MRDAVIVEAVRTPVGKRDGALAGVHPADLSAHVLEALAARSGIDPALVDDVVWGCVDQVGEQTFDIARTAVLAAGWPETVPGVTLDRQCGSSQQSVHFAAAGLVAGQYDVVVAGGVESMSRVPIGSASIGADPYGPRFTARYGVAPNQGVGAEMIAQRWGLSRTRCDEFSLGSHEKAAAAQDGGRFDAQIAPVTLADGTVVERDEGVRRGGTVEGLAKLRTAFTPDGVITAANSSQISDGSAALLMTTGETARRLGLAPLARVHTAVVAASDPVIMLTAPIPATRKALDRSGLRLDEIGAFEVNEAFAPVPLAWLADIGADAKALNPNGGAIALGHPLGGSGARLMTTLVHHMRDNGIRYGLQTMCEGGGQANATILELL, encoded by the coding sequence GTGCGGGATGCGGTGATCGTGGAGGCGGTGCGGACGCCGGTGGGCAAGCGCGACGGCGCGCTGGCCGGGGTGCACCCGGCGGACCTGTCGGCGCACGTGCTGGAGGCGCTGGCCGCGCGGAGCGGGATCGACCCCGCGCTGGTGGACGACGTCGTGTGGGGCTGCGTCGACCAGGTGGGCGAGCAGACGTTCGACATCGCGCGCACGGCCGTGCTCGCGGCCGGCTGGCCGGAGACCGTGCCCGGCGTGACCCTGGACCGCCAGTGCGGTTCGAGCCAGCAGTCCGTCCACTTCGCCGCGGCCGGCCTCGTCGCCGGGCAGTACGACGTCGTGGTCGCCGGCGGCGTCGAGTCGATGTCCCGGGTGCCGATCGGCAGCGCGTCGATCGGCGCGGACCCGTACGGGCCGCGGTTCACCGCCCGCTACGGTGTGGCGCCGAACCAGGGCGTGGGCGCCGAGATGATCGCGCAGCGGTGGGGGCTGTCGCGCACCCGGTGCGACGAGTTCTCCCTGGGCAGCCACGAGAAGGCGGCCGCGGCGCAGGACGGCGGGCGGTTCGACGCGCAGATCGCGCCCGTCACGCTGGCCGACGGCACCGTGGTCGAGCGGGACGAGGGGGTGCGGCGCGGCGGCACCGTGGAGGGCCTCGCCAAGCTCAGGACCGCGTTCACGCCCGACGGCGTCATCACCGCGGCCAACTCCTCGCAGATCTCCGACGGCTCCGCCGCGCTGCTGATGACGACCGGCGAGACGGCCCGCCGGCTCGGCCTGGCGCCACTGGCCCGGGTGCACACCGCGGTGGTGGCCGCCAGCGACCCCGTCATCATGCTGACCGCGCCGATCCCGGCCACCCGCAAGGCGCTGGACCGCTCCGGGCTGCGCCTCGACGAGATCGGCGCGTTCGAGGTGAACGAGGCGTTCGCCCCCGTACCGCTCGCGTGGCTGGCCGACATCGGCGCGGACGCCAAGGCGCTGAACCCCAACGGCGGCGCGATCGCGCTCGGCCACCCCCTCGGCGGCTCCGGCGCGCGCCTGATGACCACCCTGGTGCATCACATGCGCGACAACGGGATCCGGTACGGGCTGCAGACGATGTGCGAGGGCGGCGGCCAGGCCAACGCGACGATCCTCGAACTGCTCTGA
- a CDS encoding TetR/AcrR family transcriptional regulator gives MPRPSRREDVRTTAARIFRQQGYLAATMDLIAEEVGLNKGTLYHYYPAKSAILYELLSEQVDGTLELLARVPLTGSGYDRMRFFVREQVALVATKQDELVVFFQEVPWIDQRLPQAQARSIHQRIYRYEEFVKALLAEGTRTGEFRDFTPATVLYSIIGLLAYLPNWYRRPASAGTDGWLIDEVTDFVMHGISAPTTGPARGEETGGEGVHRRRGVRRASTAGAASR, from the coding sequence ATGCCTAGGCCGTCACGGCGGGAGGACGTCCGCACGACGGCCGCTCGCATCTTCCGCCAGCAGGGCTATCTCGCGGCCACCATGGACCTCATCGCCGAGGAGGTCGGGCTCAACAAGGGAACCCTGTACCACTACTACCCCGCCAAGAGCGCCATCCTCTACGAGCTGCTCTCCGAGCAGGTCGACGGGACGCTGGAGCTGCTGGCCCGCGTCCCGCTGACCGGCAGCGGGTACGACCGGATGCGCTTCTTCGTCCGCGAGCAGGTCGCCCTCGTCGCCACCAAGCAGGACGAGCTCGTCGTGTTCTTCCAGGAGGTGCCGTGGATCGACCAGCGGCTGCCGCAAGCGCAGGCGCGCTCGATCCACCAGCGGATCTACCGGTACGAGGAGTTCGTCAAGGCGCTGCTGGCCGAGGGGACGCGCACCGGCGAGTTCCGGGACTTCACACCCGCCACCGTCCTGTACTCGATCATCGGGCTGCTCGCCTACCTGCCGAACTGGTACCGCCGCCCCGCGTCGGCCGGCACCGACGGCTGGCTGATCGACGAGGTGACCGACTTCGTGATGCACGGCATCAGCGCCCCCACCACCGGTCCCGCCCGCGGAGAGGAGACCGGCGGCGAGGGTGTGCACCGCCGGCGCGGCGTGCGCCGCGCGAGCACGGCCGGCGCCGCGAGTCGCTGA